A single region of the Gorilla gorilla gorilla isolate KB3781 chromosome 1, NHGRI_mGorGor1-v2.1_pri, whole genome shotgun sequence genome encodes:
- the ITPKB gene encoding inositol-trisphosphate 3-kinase B isoform X4: MAVYCYALNSLVIMNSANEMKSGGGPGPSGSETPPPPGRAVLSPGSVFSPGRGASFLFPPAESLSPEEPRSPGGWRSGRRRLNSSSGSGSGSSVSSPSWAGRLRGDGQQVVAAGTLSPPGPEEAKRKLRILQRELQNVQVNQKVGMFEAHIQAQSSAIQAPRSPRLGRARSPSPCPFRSSSQPPGRVLVQGARSEERRTKSWGEQCPETSGTDSGRKGGPSLCPSQVKKGMPLLPSRAVPTGSEAQGPSAFVRMEKGIPASPRCGSPTAMEIDKRGSPTPGTRSCLAPSLGLVGASLTMATEVAARVTSTGPHRPQDLALTEPSGRTRELEDLQPPEALVERQGQFLGSETSPAPERGGPRDGEPPGKMGKGNLPCGMPGSGVPEVGKRPEERTVSVQSAESSDALSWSRLPRALASVGPEEARSGAPVGGGRWQVSDRVEGGSPTLGLLGGSPSAQPGTGNVEAGIPSGRMLEPLLCWDAAKDLKEPQCPPGDRVGVQPGNSRVWQGTMEEAGLAWTRGTGVQSEGTWESLRQDSDALPSPELLPQDQDKPFLREACSPSNIPAVIITDMGTQEDGALEETQGSPRGNLPLRKLSSSSASSTGFSSSYEDSEEDISSDPERTLDPNSAFLHTLDQQKPRV, from the coding sequence ATGGCTGTGTACTGCTATGCGCTCAATAGCCTGGTGATCATGAATAGCGCCAACGAGATGAAGAGCGGCGGCGGCCCGGGGCCCAGTGGCAGCGAGACGCCCCCGCCCCCGGGGAGGGCAGTGCTGAGCCccggcagcgttttcagccccgGGAGAGGCGCCTCTTTCCTCTTCCCCCCAGCCGAGTCGCTGTCGCCCGAGGAGCCCCGGAGCCCCGGGGGCTGGCGGAGCGGCCGGCGCAGGCTGAATAGTAGCAGCGGCAGTGGCAGCGGCAGTAGCGTGAGCAGCCCAAGTTGGGCTGGTCGCCTGCGAGGGGACGGGCAGCAGGTGGTGGCAGCCGGTACCCTCTCCCCGCCGGGGCCGGAGGAGGCCAAGAGGAAGCTGCGGATCTTGCAGCGCGAGTTGCAGAACGTGCAGGTGAACCAGAAAGTGGGCATGTTTGAGGCGCACATCCAGGCACAGAGCTCCGCCATTCAAGCGCCCCGCAGCCCGCGTTTGGGCAGGGCTCGCTCGCCCTCCCCGTGCCCCTTCCGCAGCAGCAGTCAGCCCCCTGGAAGGGTCCTGGTTCAGGGCGCCCGGAGCGAGGAACGGAGGACAAAGTCCTGGGGGGAGCAATGTCCAGAGACTTCAGGAACCGACTCCGGGAGGAAAGGAGGGCCCAGCCTATGCCCCTCGCAGGTGAAGAAAGGAATGCCACTTCTTCCCAGCCGGGCTGTCCCTACAGGATCAGAGGCTCAGGGTCCATCCGCTTTTGTAAGGATGGAGAAGGGTATCCCTGCCAGTCCCCGCTGTGGCTCACCCACAGCTATGGAAATTGACAAAAGGGGCTCTCCTACCCCGGGAACTCGGAGCTGCCTAGCTCCCTCATTGGGGCTGGTTGGAGCTAGCTTAACGATGGCCACGGAAGTGGCAGCGAGAGTTACATCCACTGGGCCACACCGTCCACAGGATCTTGCCCTCACTGAGCCGTCTGGGAGAACCCGTGAGCTTGAGGACCTGCAGCCCCCAGAGGCCCTGGTGGAGAGGCAGGGGCAGTTTCTGGGCAGCGAGACAAGCCCAGCCCCAGAAAGGGGCGGGCCCCGCGATGGAGAACCCCCTGGGAAGATGGGGAAAGGAAATCTGCCCTGTGGCATGCCGGGCTCTGGGGTGCCTGAAGTGGGCAAAAGGCCAGAGGAGAGGACTGTGAGCGTGCAAAGCGCAGAGTCCTCTGATGCCCTGAGCTGGTCCAGGCTGCCCAGAGCCCTGGCCTCCGTAGGCCCTGAGGAGGCCCGAAGTGGGGCCCCCGTGGGCGGGGGGCGTTGGCAGGTCTCCGACAGAGTGGAGGGAGGGTCCCCAACGCTGGGCTTGCTTGGGGGCAGCCCCTCAGCACAGCCGGGGACCGGGAATGTGGAGGCGGGAATTCCTTCTGGCAGAATGCTGGAGCCTTTGCTCTGTTGGGACGCTGCGAAAGATCTGAAAGAACCTCAGTGCCCTCCTGGGGACAGGGTGGGTGTGCAGCCTGGGAACTCCAGGGTTTGGCAGGGCACCATGGAGGAAGCCGGTTTGGCTTGGACGCGTGGCACAGGGGTGCAATCAGAGGGGACTTGGGAAAGCCTGCGGCAGGACAGTGATGCCCTCCCAAGTCCGGAGCTGCTACCCCAAGATCAGGACAAGCCTTTCCTGAGGGAGGCCTGCAGCCCCAGCAACATACCTGCTGTCATCATTACAGACATGGGCACCCAGGAGGATGGGGCCTTGGAGGAGACGCAGGGAAGCCCTCGGGGCAACCTGCCCCTGAGGAAACTGTCCTCTTCCTCGGCCTCCTCCACGGGCTTCTCCTCATCCTATGAAGACTCAGAGGAGGACATCTCCAGTGACCCTGAGCGCACCCTGGACCCCAACTCAGCCTTCCTGCATACCCTGGACCAGCAGAAACCTAGAGTG